From the Thermus brockianus genome, the window GTATGCGCAAGGGTTTGGTGGCGGTTTTGGCGGCGTTGGGCCTGGCCTTAGGCCAACAACAGGTGACCCTCTTCTGGTCGGGGGCCATCACCGGCCCCACCTCGGAGACGGGGGCCCCTTACGGCGCGGGGATAGAGGACTACTGCCGGCACATGGCCCGGGCCATCCCGGGGGTGGTGCTGAACTGCGTGGTGCGGGATGACCGCTACGATAACGCCACCACGCAACGCCTCTTTGAGGAGGCGGTGGACCGCTTTAAAATCCCCATCTATCTGGGCTACAGCACGGGGGCCATGCTCCAGATGAAGGCCCTCATCCAGGAGCTCAAGATCCCCACCCTGCCCGCCTCCAACCACGTGGGCCTGATTGACCCGCCCAACGGGGACTACTACTTCATCCCGGTTTCCACCTACTCCGAGCAGGTGGTGGCCCTTTTGGAGTACATCGCCAAGCAGAAGCGGGGGGCTAAGGTGGCCCTGGTGGTCCACCCCTCTCCCTTTGGCCGAGCCCCCGTGGAGGACGCCCGGAAGGCGGCGCAGCAGCTCGGCCTCCAGATCGTGGACGTGCAGGAGGTGGGGGCGGGCAACCTGGACAACACCGCCCTTCTCCGGCGCTTTGAGGGGGCGGGGGTGGAGTTCGTGGTCCACCAAAACGTGGCGGGGCCGGTGGCCAACATCCTCAAGGACACCCGGAGGCTGGGCCTCTCGGGCAAGATGCGGCACCTGGGGGCGGTGTACACCGGTGGGGTGGACCTGATCGCCCTGGCGGGGGAGGCGGCGGAAGGCTTCCTCTGGGCAAGCCCCTACTTTACCGCCCAGGACGATACCCCGGGCATCCGCCTCCAGAAAGACCTGGTGGCCCGCTTCGGCCGTCCGGCGAGCTACGTGGAGAACCACAACTACACCGCGGGCATGCTGGCGGCGGCCATCGCCATTGAGGCCATGAAGCGGGCCCAGGAGCGCTTCAAGCGCATCACCAACGAGACGGTCTACCAGGCCATCGTGGGCATGAACGGGCCCAACGCCTTCAAGCCGGGACTCGCCGTGTCCACCAAGCAGGGCATTGAGGTGGACTTCACCAGGAGCGAGCGCACCGGGGCGGAGGGGTTGCGCATCCTCGAGGTCAAGGGTGGGCGCTTCGTGCCCATCACCGACCCCTTCACCTCGGCCCTCTTCCGCAAGGTGCACTACGGCAAATAGCCCTTTTGGGCCCGGGGAAGCCCCCGGGCCCCTTTTCCCTGCCATGAGCCTGAACCCCACGCGTCCAGAGGACCTCGGTCCCATCCTCCTTTTGGTCAACAACATTGAGGTGGTCTACCACGACATCATCCAGGTGCTCCGGGGGGTTTCCCTGAAGGTGCCGGAGGGCAGGATCACCGCCCTCCTGGGCCCCAACGGGGCGGGGAAGACCACCACGCTCCGGGCCATCTCCGGCCTCCTCATCCCGGAGGACGGGGAGGTGGTGCGGGGGGAGATCCTCTATGGGGGCAAGCCCATCCATGGCCTTCCCCCCGAGGAGATCGTGCGGCTTGGCATCGTCCAGGTCCTGGAGGGGCGCCGGGTCTTCAAGCACCTCACGGTGGAGGAAAACCTCAGGGTGGGGACCCTGACCCGGAAGGACGCGCGGCTTAAGGAGGAGCTGGAACGCATTTATCACTACTTTCCCCGCTTGGCCGACCTCCGCCACCGCTTGGCCGGCTACTGCTCCGGGGGCGAGCAGCAGATGATCGCCATCGGGCGCGCCCTCTTGGCGAAGCCCAGGCTTCTCCTTTTGGACGAGCCCTCCTTGGGGCTTGCGCCCCTTTTGGTGCGGGAAATCTTTGACATCGTGGCCCGGGTGAACGCCGAGGAGGGGGTGACGGTCCTCGTGGTGGAGCAAAACGCCCGGGTGGCCCTTTCCATCGCCCACTACGGCTACATCATGGAAACGGGCCGGATCGTCTTGGAGGGGGATCGGGACTACCTCTTGGAGAACCCGGACGTGCAGGAGTTCTACCTGGGGGTGGCCAAGGGTGGGGGGCGCAAGAGCTTCAAGGAGGTGAAGGCGTACAAAAGGCGCAAGCGCTTCATGTAGCCCTTGACCAAATAGTGAAAACTCAGTATCGTTAAGGGCGTGTGGGCCCTGGAAGTAGAGGACCTTTCCGTGCGCCTGGGGGAGTTCTGGGTCCTGGAAGGGGTTTCCTTGAGGGTGCCGGAAGGGGCCTTTGTGGCCATCGTGGGGCCCAACGGGGCGGGAAAGAGCACGCTCCTAAAGGCCCTTTTGGGCCTCGTGCCCTTTCAGGGGCGGGTGCGGGCCCTGGGCCGCCCCTTGGCCCAGGCCGACCCCCGCTGGTTCGGCTACGTGCCCCAGATCAAGGCCTTTGACCGCACCTTTCCCGCCCTGGCGGTGGAGCTGGTGGCCACGGGGCTTCTTGGGCGCTGGCCCTTCCGCCTAAGCCCTGGCGTGCGGGCGGAGGCCCTTCGCGCTTTGGAGCGGGTGGGGGCGGAAGGCCTGGCGGAAAGGCCCTTGGGCCGGCTTTCCGGGGGGCAACTCCAGCGGGTCTACCTGGCCCGGGCCTTCGCCCGCAGGCCCAGGCTCCTCCTCCTGGACGAGCCGGCCACGGGGGTGGACCGGGCGGGGGAGGTGGACCTGTACCGTTACCTCGAGGCCTACCAGGTGGAAACGGGCGCCACGGTGCTCATGGTCACCCACGACTGGGAGGCGGCCCACCACGCCAGCCACGTCCTGGTGCTCAACCGCAGGGTGGTGGGCTTCGGCCCGCCCGAGCGGGCCCTAAGCGAGGAGTGCCTGCGCCAGGCCTTCGGCCACCTGGGCCACGCCCACGGCCTCTACCTGGGGGGAAGCGGTGCTTGAAGCCTTGGCCTACTCCTTTTTCCAGCGGGCCCTCTTGGCGGGGGTTTTGGTGAGCCTTCTCGCCGGGCTCCTTTCCCCCTTCGTGGTGCAAAGGCGCCTCTCCTTCCTGGGGGACGGCCTGGCCCACGCCGCCTTCGCCGGGGTGGCCTTGGGGCTTTTCCTGCGGGGGGAGCCCCTTTGGTTCGCCCTGCCCTTCACCCTTCTGGTGGCCCTGGCCATCACCTTCGTTAAGGAGAGGACCGAGCTTTCCGAGGACACCGCCATCGGGGTCTTCTTCGCCCTTTCCGTGGCCCTAGGGGCGGTTTTCCTGGCCAAGGCCAAGGGGTACGTGGGGGACGCCATGGGCTACCTCTTTGGCTCCCTTTTGGCGGTGGGGCCGGAGGACCTTTGGGCCTTGGGGCTTCTTTGCCTCTTGGGGCTTTTCCTCTTGCCCCTTTGGGGGGCCTTGGCCTACGCCACCTTGGACCGGGAGCTCGCCCTGGCGGACCGCCTGCCCGTGGTCTTTCACGATTACCTCCTTTCCGGCTTTATCGCCGTGAGCCTGGTCCTGGCGGTGAAGGTGGTGGGGGTCCTCCTGGTGGCGGCCTTCCTGGTCATCCCCGGGGCGGCAGCCCGGCTCCTCTCCTCCACCTTCGCCCGCATGACCCTCCTTTCCCTCCTCTTCGCCCTCCTTTCCACCCTCCTTGGGCTTTTCCTCTCCTTCCTCCTGGACTGGCCCAGCGGGGCCAGCGTGGTCCTGGCCCAGGCGGCCCTCTTTGCCCTCGCCTTCACAAAAGCGCTATTTCCGCACGGCAAATAGGGATATACTGAGGGTATGTGGGTTTCCACGAAGGCCCAGTACGGCCTGAGGGCCCTGGTGGAGATCGGCCTCCGCGCCCCCGAGGCGGTGCCGCTTAAGGAGGTGGCCGAGGCCCAGGGCATCAGCCAGCACTACCTGGAGCAGATCGCCGCCCAGCTTCGCCGTGCGGGCTTCATCCGCTCCGTGCGGGGGGCCAAGGGAGGGTACCGCCTGGCCCGCCCCCCGGAACGGGTCACCGCCTTGGAGGTGGTGGAGGCCCTGGAGGGAAGCCTGGCCCCCGTCTCCTGCATTGAGGACCCGGAGAGCTGCGCCAAGGTGGGGCAGTGCTCCACGGAGCTCCTTTGGAAGCGGGTGGACCTGGCCATGCGCCAGGTCCTGGGGGGGACCACCCTCAAGGACCTCATTGAGGAGCGGAAGCTCATAGAGGCGAGGCGCCTGATCCAACTGGAGCCCACCGGGTAGCCTAAGGGGGTGCGCGGGATCTACCTGGACCACGCCGCCACCACCCCCCTGGACCCCGAGGTGCGGGAGGCCATGCGGGGGGTGGAGGAGGCCTTTGGCAACCCCTCCAGCATCCACCGCTTTGGCCAGGAGGCCCGGCGGGTGCTGGAGGGGGCGCGGGAGAAGGTGGCCTCCCTCCTCGGGGTGAGGCCCCGGGAGGTGGTCTTCACCAGCGGGGGCTCGGAGGCGGACGCCCTGGCCCTCCTGGGGGTGGCCTTGGCCAAGGGGCGGGGGCACGTGGTGAGCACCGAGGTGGAGCACTCGGCGGTCCTTGGGGCCCTAAGGCTTCTGGAGCGCCTGGGCTTCGCCGTGACCCGCCTAAAGCCCGACCGCTTCGGCCTTGTCTACCCCGAGCAGGTGGCGGAGGCCTTGAGGCCCGACACCTTCCTGGTGAGCGTCATGGCCGCCAACAACGAGGTGGGTACCCTTTACCCCATCCGGGAGATCGCCCAGGTGGCCCACGCCCGGGGGGTTCTCTTCCACACGGACGCCGTGCAGGCCATAGGCCACGTCCCTTTGCGGGCGGACGAGGTGGAGGCGGATCTGGTTTCCCTAAGCGCCCACAAGTTCCACGGGCCCAAGGGGGTGGGGGCGCTTCTGGTGCGCCAAGGGGTGGACCTCGTCCCCTTGGTGCCGGGAACCCAGGAAGGGGGGAGGCGGGGGGGGACGCCGAGCCCGGTCCTGGCCTGGGGTATGGCGGTGGCCTTGGAGAAGGCCTTGAGGCTCCTGCCCGAGGAAGCGCCGCGCCTCGCCGCCCTGAGGGACCGCCTCGAGGCCGGCCTCCTCGCCGTGCCCGGGGTGGAGCGGAACGGCCACCCCACGGCCCGCCTGCCCCACCTGACGAACGTCACGGTGAAGGGGGCGGATGGGGAGGCCTTGCTCCTCGCCATGGACCTCCTGGGGGTGGCCGTTTCCTCGGGCTCCGCCTGCTCGGCGGGGAGCCTCGAGCCCTCCCACGTCCTCCTGGCCTTAGGCCGCCCCCCCCGGGAGGCCAAGGCTTCCTTGCGCTTTTCCCTGGGCCGCACCACCACCCTGGAGGAGGTGGATAAGGCCGTGGCCGCCTTTGGGGAGGCGGTGGCGCGGGCCCGGGGTTAGCCTTGCCGCTTGGCGAACTCCTCCCTAAGCTCCCGCCTTAGGATCTTCCCCACGCTGGACTTGGGGAGGCTATCGCGGAAGACGAGGATGCGGGGTACCTTGTAGGCGGCCAGGTGCTGGCGGCAGAAGGCCTCTATGTCCTTTTCCGTCACCTTGCCCCGGTACTCGGGTTTGAGGACGAGGAAGGCAGCCACGGTTTCCCCGCGGTAGGGGTCGGGGACGCCCACCACGGCGGCTTCCTGGACGGCCGCGTGGGTGTAGAGGACCTCTTCCACCTCGCGGGGGTAGATGTTGTAGCCGCCGGCGATGATCATGTCCTTTTTGCGGTCCACGATGTAGAAGTAGCCGTCCTCGTCCATGCGGGCCATGTCGCCGGTGTAGAGCCAGCCGTCCTTGAGGGCCTTTTGGGTTTCCTCGGGGCGGTTCCAGTAGCCTTTCATGACGTTGGGGCCCTTGACGATGAGCTCACCCACCTCGCCCAAGGGGACCTCCTTGCCCCCCTCGTCCACCACCTTGGCCTCCACGCTGGGGAGGGGCATGCCGATGGAGCCCTTTTTCACCACCCCTTCCACGGGGTTGGAGTGGGTCACAGGGCTCGCTTCGGAGAGGCCGTAGCCCTCAATGAGCCTGGCTCCGGTGATCTCCTCAAAGCGCTTGGCCACCTCCACGGGCAGGGGGGCCGCCCCCGAGAGGCAGATGCGTATGCTTTTGACGTTGCGCTTCTCAATCCCGGGGAAGTTGTTGAAGGCCACGTACAGGGTGGGCACCCCGGGGAAGTGGGTGACCTGGTGCTTCTCTATGGCCTCCACCACGGCGTGGATCTCCGGGCGGGGGAGGAGGACAAGCTTGTAGCCGGAGAAGAGGCCGTAGTTCATGGCCACGGTCATGCCGTAGACGTGGAAGAAGGGAAGGGCCCCGAGCATCACCCCCTTGCCCAAAAGCTCCCTGGAGGTGGGGTCCCAGGCGTCAATCTGCAGGACGTTGGCCACCAGGTTGCGGTGGGTGAGCATGGCCCCCTTGGAGATCCCCGTGGTGCCGCCCGTGTACTGGAGGAGGGCGAGGTCCTCGGGATCGGCCATGTGGGGCGCGGCGGGGGGGCGCTTGAGGAGCTCAGTGAAGGCGAAGAAGCCTTCCCGCTTGGGGAAGCCCAGGGGAAGCTTGTCCCTTTTGGCCTTCAAGGGGTAGAGGAGGTTCTTGGGGAAGGGGAGGAAGTCCTTGATGCCCGTGACCACCACCCGCTTTACGGGCGTTTCCTTTTCCACCTCCAGGAAGCGGGGGAGGAGGTGGTCCAGGATGATGAGGGTCTCCGCCCCGGCATCGGCCAGCTGGTGCCTGAGCTCCCGCGGGGTGTAGAGGGGGTTCACGTTCACCCCCACGCCCCCCGCCAACAGGGTGCCGAAGAAGGCCAGGACGAACTGGGGCGTGTTGGGGAGCATGATGGCCACCCGGTCCCCCGGCCTTACCCCGAGGTCCTTTAGCCCCTGGGCGAAGCGGCGGGCCAGGTCCCAGGTTTCCCCGTAGGTTAAGGTTTTCCCCAGGAACTCCAGGGCCACGTTCTTGGGAAAGCGCTGGGCGCTCTCCTCCAAAAGGCGCCAAAGGGGGATGGGGGGGACCTCTACCTCCGCCGGGACACCCGGGTCGTAGTGGGCCAGCCAAGGCTTGGTGCCGACTTCAGACATGCTACCCTCCTTTGCCCCCCAGGTTACCAAACTCTTTATACCGCGTTCAAGACTGTGGACTGGTGTAGCATGGATACTGGAGGTTTCCTATGCGCTTCCGTGACCGCCGGCACGCCGGAGCCCTTTTGGCCGAGGGCATAAAACCCCTAGGCTTGGAGCGTCCTGTGGTCTTGGGGATACCCCGGGGTGGGGTGGTGGTGGCGGACGAGGTGGCCCGGCGCCTGGGAGGCGAGCTGGACGTGGTCTTGGTGCGCAAGGTGGGAGCGCCCGGCAACCCTGAGTTCGCCCTGGGGGCGGTGGGGGAGAAGGGGGAGCTGATCCTGCGCCCGTACGCCTTTCAGTACGCCGACAAAAGCTACCTGGAAAGGGAGGCGGCCCGGCAGAAGGACGTGATCCGCAAGCGGGCGGAGCGCTACCGCAAGGTGCGTCCCAAGGTGCCTCTTTCGGGGCGGGATGTGGTCCTGGTGGACGACGGCATCGCCACGGGTTCCAGCATGGAGGCGGCCCTTTCCGTGGTCTTGACGGAAAACCCCAGGCGGGTGGTGGTGGCGGTGCCCGTGGCGAGCCCGGAGGCGGCGGAAAAGCTCAAGGAGCGGGCGGAGGTGGTGGCCCTTTCCACTCCCCCCGACTTCGCCGCCGTGGGGGCCTACTACCTGGACTTCAGCGAGGTCACGGACGAGGACGTGGAGGCCCTTTTGCTACAATGGGCGGCATGAAGCCCGTGGTCAAGCAAGCGGCGAGCGTGGAAGCCCGCCCCGTGGAGCGGGGGGAGAAGGCCTTTATCCAGGTGCTCATCGGTCCCGAGGACGGGGCCCCCCACTTCATCACCCGCAAGTTCACCCTCCTTCCTGGAGGGCGCATCCCCAGGCACAAGCACCCCACCATTGAGCACGAGCAGTACGTGCTTTCCGGGCGGATGAAGGTCTTCCTGGGGAACGAGGTGCGCGAGGTTTCCGCCGGCCAGGCGGTCTACATCCCCCCGGACACCCCCCACGCCTACGTGAACGAGGGGGATGAGCCCGTGGAGTTCCTCTGTGTCATCCCCAAGACGAGCGCCTACGCCACGGAGTGGCTGGAGGAGTAGCCCTTCTCAGGCCCGCACCTCCTGCCGCTGGAAGGCCACGTAGGCCAGGGTGAAGAGGAGGATCACCAGGGCGAAAAGCCCGGTGAGCTGGGGCCAGACGAGGAGGAGGCTTTGCCCTAGGGGCAGGGGGGTGCCGAGCACCGCCCCCTCCAGCTGGGTGATGAGGATGGGCCCCAGGGAACGCACCGCCGGGTTGAGGACGGCGGTGAGGGTTTCGGCGTAGAGGGTGTTGGGGGAAAGCCGGGAGATCCAGAGGGCCAGGTTGGCCTGGCGGAGTTGGCTTTCCGGGTCAAAGGGGTCGGCCTGGAGGAGGAGGGCGTTGGCCGCCAGGTCGGTGAGGATGGGGTAAAAGACGGCGAAGAAGAGCCAGACCCCGATGGCGGCCAAGGCGGCGGTGGCGGGCTGGCGGAAGAGCACCGAGAAGAGAAGGCCTAGGGCGAGCCAGACCCCTGCGTAGGCCAGGGTGGCCAGGAGGAAGAAGAAGGCGCGGGCCATCTCCTCCGCCTCAGGGGGCACGCCCAAGGTGAAGAGCCCAAGGCCCACCACCAGGAGGAAAAGGGCGAGGAGGAGGACCGCCAGGGTGCCAAGCCCCGCCAAGAACTTGCCGAAGAGGAGGGCGTCCCGGTAGATGGGTTGGGAGAGGATGCGGGAAAGGGTGCCCCGGGCGTACTCCCCGTTCACGGCGTCAAAAGCTAGGGCGATGGCCGCCAGGGGCACGAAGAAGGAGAGGAAGCCCACGAAGGAGGGCAGGGGGTCTTGGGCCGTGGTGAGGAGCTTGAGGTAGAGGTAGGGGTCTTCCCCCACGGTCTGCCTTAAGGTCTGGGTACCCGTGTACAGGGCAGCCAGGGCGGAAAGGAGGATGAGGGCCTCCAGGATCCGCATCCTGAGCCCCGAGAGGTGGTCCGCCATCTCCTTGAAGAAGACGGCCCAAAGCCCGGTCCAAGGGGAACCCTCACGCCGCATGGGCCACCTCCTTAAAGTAGTGGGCGTAGACCTCGTCCAGGTTCGGTTTGCGCAAGGCAAGGCCATAGAGGCTACCCTGCGCCACGGCGATGCGGGCAAGCTCAGGCCTGAGGTCCCGGGTGGCGAGGATGCGGTAGTGCCCTTCCCCCGCCTCCACCTTGGCTACCCCGTCTAAGGCGGCGAAGGCCTCGGCGAGGCCCGGGCTCGCCTCCACCTGGATCTCGTACCCGCCCCCGAGCACCCTTTGGGCGAGCTCCTCCACGGTGCCCAAAAGGGCGAGCCTTCCCTTGTGGAAAAGCCCCACCCGGTCGCAGATCTCCTGCACCTGGTGCAGGAGGTGGCTGGAAAGGAGGACGGTGATGCCCTCCTGCTTTAGGCCCTTGATGAGCGCCAAAAACTCCCGGGCGGCCTCCGGGTCCAAGCCCAGGGTGGGCTCGTCCAGGATGGCCACCTTGGGCCGTTTGAGGAGGACCTCCGCCAGGCCCAGGCGCTGGCGCATCCCCCGGCTGAAGGCGGAAACCCGCCGGTCCCTTACCTCCCAAAGCCCCATGCGCTTTAGCACCTCCTCAATCCGGGCCTTGGCCTCGGCCTCGGAAAGGCCGAGAAGCCTTGTGGTGTAGCGCAGGTTTTCCCAGGCGGTGAGTTCCCCATAGAAGCCCACCTGGTCCGGGAGGTAGCCCACCTTCGCCTTCACCTTCAGGGGCTCCCGCATGGGGTCAAGCCCCAGGACCCGGGCCTCGCCTGCGGTGGGCTCGGTGAGGCCCAGGAGCATGAGGATGGTGGTGGTCTTGCCCGAGCCGTTGGGGCCGAGGAGGCCGAAAACCTCCCCCTCCGCCACCTCCAGGTTCAGGTCCTCCACGGCCACCACCCGGCTGTAGCGCTTGGTGAGGCCGCGGGTTTGGATGACCGCCATGCTACCTCCGGCCGAAGCGGTTCACGGCAAAGCCCAGGACCAGAAGGGCCACGGCCATGATGCCCACCCCCACCAGACCCCAGAGGCTGGAGCGCACCACGGTGGCCCGGTAGTCCAGGCTTTCCGAGACCCCCTCGTCCCCCGAGAGGGAAAGGGTCACCATGTAGTCCCCCGTGACCGCCTTGGGGGAGGGCTTGATGCGGGCGGTAATTTCCTCTTCCTGGCCGGGGTTCAGGGCTTCCAGCTTTTCGGGTTCAAACTTCACCTCCCACCCCGAGGGCTCCATGGCGCTGAAGGAGAGGTTCTTGGCGGGGGCGCTTCCCTCGTTTTTCACCACGAGCTTCACGGCGTTTTCCCGGCCCGCCACCACCTGGCCGGAAAGCCGCCCTTCCTTGGTGGTGAAGCGCACCTCGGGCCGCCCCGTGACCTCCAGGGTGAGGGCGAGCTCCGCCCTGGCCTCCCCCGCCACCGCCCGCAGGGTAAGGCCGTAGGTGTCCGCCTGGGTGTCCTTGGGCAAGGAGACCTCCACGTCCAGATCCTTGCTTTCCCCGGCCTTGAGGGGCAGGCTCGTCACCTGCTGGCTGGCGAAGGCGGGGGTGAAGGTGACCTGGAAGCCCTTGGGGGCCTCGTACTCCAGGGAAACCAAAAGGTCCCGGTCGGACTCGTTCTTGAGGGTCACCCGGTAGCGGAAGGCGCTGGTGGGGGGGCCTTTGAGCACGGGGAGTTCGGCCTCGAGGCTAAGCCGTTGCGGCAAGCCTTGGCCCACCACCAAGGCGATGGGGAGGCTCGTCGTTTGCCCTAGGCCCTCGGCCCGCACCAGGAAGCGGTAGGTGCCCGGCTTCACCTCCTTAGGGGGCTGGAGCCTAAGGGTCAGGGTGGCCTCCCCGTCCGTGGCCAGGTGCACCGCCCGCACGAGCCGGCCGCCCCCAATCAGGCTCGCCTGCCAGCCCTGGGGAACCTCCGCCACGCTTAGGCGGATCACCCCAGGCGGAAGCCCGTAGTTCTTCAGGGTGAGGGTCAGGTTGACGCTTTCCCCCGGTTGCACCCCCATCTCGGGGTAGGGGGTGCCCAGGGAAAGGCCCCGGAAGTTTTGTGCCAGGGCAAGACCCAAGAGGAGCACGAGGGGAAAGAGCCTACGCACCATACCTAAGCCTCCTCTATCAAGGCTAGGCAGAAAGGATGAGCGCAAAATGAAAACCCCGGGCGTGCCCGGGGAAGGGGGGTGGGCCCGCTAGCTGACCCGGGCCTCCAGGTACTCCCGTTCGCCCAGGACAATCTTCCGGGCCAGCTCGGGGTCCTTGGGGAACTCCTTGCCCCGGTGGATCATGTAGGTCTCGTAGCGCCCGATCTCAAAGACCTCGGCCAGCTTCTTCAGGGCCTTGGCCATGTCAAAGGCCTTGCAGGAAAAGATGTCGATGGAGAGGAAGCGCTTCTTGGGGAAGGTGTGGATGGCGATGTGGCTTTCGGCGATGATCACCACCCCCGTCACCCCGTCCTCCCCGTTCGGGCCGTAGCTGTAGACGAAGGGGGGGAGAACCTTGGTCATCTCCATCTCCTGGGGGAGCTCGTCCAGGACGCGGCGCACCAGCTCAGCGTCCTGGAGCTTAATGGGGTTGGCGTCGTACCCGTCCACCATGAGATGCGGACCGAATCCGAAGAGTTCCACCATGACCACCTCCTTCCCGTGCCCCCCGGGGTATCCCCCGCGGCACGCCCCCCATTATGCCCCCCCTCCCCCCCCTGTCAATACCTCGTTCCCGGGCGGGAAAAGCCCGCCTTGCCCCTGGGAAGGCCCCCTTCTTGGGGCGGTGGGGGCAGCCAAGGGGGAAGCTTCGTTGGGACCAAGCCTCGTATACGGGCATGGGGTATAGGACGGCGGAAAGGTGGGCTGCCCGACGCAAGGGCCCAGGGGGAAAGGTGTATGATAACTCCGGCAAGGAGGTGCCATGTACAGGGGAAGAGAAGGGCAGTGGGCGTTTTACCTGCACCGGATCTCAGGCCTGGGCATCCTGGTCTTCCTCATGCTCCACGTGGCCAATATCTCAAGCGCCATGTGGGGGCCGGAGGTGTCCAACGCCCTCATGAAGTTCTACCACCAGCCCGTGTTCCAGGTGGGGCTATTGCTCCTCATCGCCGGGGTGCTCTACCACGGGTTCAACGGGCTTAGGATCATCCTCATGGACTTCACCACCTGGGGGGTGCGCTACCAAAGGCAGCTTTGGTACGCCGTCTGGGTGCTTTTCGTCCTCTTCTACCTGCCCTTCCTGGTGAAGATTGGCGGGGGCATCCTGGGAGGGAGCC encodes:
- the speD gene encoding adenosylmethionine decarboxylase; amino-acid sequence: MVELFGFGPHLMVDGYDANPIKLQDAELVRRVLDELPQEMEMTKVLPPFVYSYGPNGEDGVTGVVIIAESHIAIHTFPKKRFLSIDIFSCKAFDMAKALKKLAEVFEIGRYETYMIHRGKEFPKDPELARKIVLGEREYLEARVS
- the sdhC gene encoding succinate dehydrogenase, cytochrome b556 subunit: MYRGREGQWAFYLHRISGLGILVFLMLHVANISSAMWGPEVSNALMKFYHQPVFQVGLLLLIAGVLYHGFNGLRIILMDFTTWGVRYQRQLWYAVWVLFVLFYLPFLVKIGGGILGGSHGD
- a CDS encoding NEW3 domain-containing protein, producing the protein MVRRLFPLVLLLGLALAQNFRGLSLGTPYPEMGVQPGESVNLTLTLKNYGLPPGVIRLSVAEVPQGWQASLIGGGRLVRAVHLATDGEATLTLRLQPPKEVKPGTYRFLVRAEGLGQTTSLPIALVVGQGLPQRLSLEAELPVLKGPPTSAFRYRVTLKNESDRDLLVSLEYEAPKGFQVTFTPAFASQQVTSLPLKAGESKDLDVEVSLPKDTQADTYGLTLRAVAGEARAELALTLEVTGRPEVRFTTKEGRLSGQVVAGRENAVKLVVKNEGSAPAKNLSFSAMEPSGWEVKFEPEKLEALNPGQEEEITARIKPSPKAVTGDYMVTLSLSGDEGVSESLDYRATVVRSSLWGLVGVGIMAVALLVLGFAVNRFGRR
- a CDS encoding ABC transporter ATP-binding protein, coding for MAVIQTRGLTKRYSRVVAVEDLNLEVAEGEVFGLLGPNGSGKTTTILMLLGLTEPTAGEARVLGLDPMREPLKVKAKVGYLPDQVGFYGELTAWENLRYTTRLLGLSEAEAKARIEEVLKRMGLWEVRDRRVSAFSRGMRQRLGLAEVLLKRPKVAILDEPTLGLDPEAAREFLALIKGLKQEGITVLLSSHLLHQVQEICDRVGLFHKGRLALLGTVEELAQRVLGGGYEIQVEASPGLAEAFAALDGVAKVEAGEGHYRILATRDLRPELARIAVAQGSLYGLALRKPNLDEVYAHYFKEVAHAA